GAGCTCGACGAGGCGCAGGTCCTGGCGTGGCTGCGGGCGCTGACCGACATCCGGATGGCGCTGGCGGTCCGGCTGGGCATCGAGACGGAGGAGGACGCCGAGCGGCTGGCCGAGTCCGACGACGAGGCCACCGTCGCCATGGGCGACGTCTTCGACTGGCTCGGCTTCGTGCAGGAGACCCTCGTCCACGTCGCGTGACCCCGCTGATCTCGATCGGCGGGTCGAGCTCCGGTGATCGAGTGACGGCGAGCGCAGCGAGACGTCGTATCGAGATCACGTCCGTCCACCGGATGGGTCAGGCGCCCGTCGGGCGCCCTCGATAGACTCGGGAATCGTGTTGACCATCCTGCGCGACCACGTCGAGGCGATCGTCGCCCACGCGCGTCGCGACCACCCCGACGAGGCCTGCGGGGTCATCGCGGGGCCGATCGGGTCCGACCGCCCGGAGCGCCTCATTCCGATGCTCAACGCGGCGATGTCGCCCACGTTCTACGAGTTCGACTCGGGCGACCTGCTGCGCCTCTACCGCGAGATGGACGACAACGACGAGGAGCCCGTCGTGATCTACCACTCGCACACGGCCACCGAGGCCTACCCGTCGCGCACCGACGTCAACCTCGCCGGCGAGCCCGGCGCCCACTACGTGCTCGTGTCCACCCGCGACGGCGCCCACGAGGCCGGTCCGGTCGACTTCCGCTCCTACCGCATCGCGGACGGCGAGATCACCGAGGAAGAAGTTCGCGTCGTGGACCGTTACACCGAAGACAGCACGACTGCCACCGAGGCAGCCCCCCGAACCGAAGGTGACAACTGATGGCCGTCGAGGTCCGCATCCCCACGATCCTGCGCCCCTACACCGGGGGTGAGCGCGCCGTCGACGCCGAGGGCGCCACCCTCTCCGCCCTGATCGACGATCTCGAGGCGAACCACGAGGGCATCAAGGAGCGCCTGCTCGACGGCGCCGACCTGCGCCGCTTCGTCAACGTCTACGTCAACGACGAGGACGTCCGCTTCACCGGCGGCCTGCAGACCGAGCTGTCCGATGGCGACACGGTCGTCATCCTGCCCGCCGTCGCGGGCGGCGCGGCCTGAGCATGCGGTATGACTCGCTCATCGACTCGGTCGGTCACACGCCGCTGGTGGGCCTGCCGCACCTGTCTCCGAGCGACGACGTCCGCCTGTGGGCCAAGCTCGAGGACCGCAATCCCACGGGCTCGATCAAGGACCGCGCGGCGCTGTCGATGATCCTGGCGGCCGAGGCCGACGGGTCCCTCACGCCGGGCTGCACGATCCTGGAGCCCACGAGCGGCAACACCGGCATCTCGCTGGCGATGGTCGCGCGCCAGCGCGGCTACCAGCTGATCTGCGTCATGCCGGAGAACACCTCGGTCGAGCGGCGCCAGCTGCTCGCGATGTTCGGCGCCGAGATCATCAGCTCGCCCGCGGCCGGGGGCTCCAACGAGGCCGTCCGGGTCGCCAAGGGCCTCGCGGCCGAGCACACCGACTGGGTGATGCTCTACCAGTACGGCAACCCGGCCAACGCCGACGCGCACTACAACGGCACCGCGCCCGAGCTGCTCGAGGACCTGCCCACCATCACGCACTTCGTCGGCGGCCTCGGCACCACCGGCACGCTGATGGGAGTCGGCCGGTTCTTCCGCGACCACAAGCCCGACGTGCGCATCGTGGCGGCCGAGCCCCGGTACGGCGAGCTCGTCTACGGGCTGCGCAACCTCGACGAGGGCTTCGTGCCCGAGCTGTACGACGCGTCGCTGATCGACGGCCGCTTCTCGGTGGGCCCGCGAGACGCGGTGCGCCGCGTGCGCCAGCTCATCGACGAGGAGGGCATCTTCGCCGGCATCTCGTCCGGCGCGATCCTGCACGCGGCGCTGGCGCAGGCCGCGAAGGCGGTCAAGGCCGGCGAGCGCGCCGACATCGCCTTCGTGATCGCCGACGCCGGGTGGAAGTACCTGTCCACCGGGGCGTACGAGGGCACGATCGACGAGGCGGAGGACCGCCTCGAGGGACAGCTGTGGGCCTGACCTGTTCACCACGCCCCACCACCCGTTAGCCTTCGAGCCGTGAGCGACATCGTCGTGTTCTCGGGCAGTGCGCACCCGAAGCTTGCGGAGGAGATCTGCAGCAACCTGGGTGTCGCGCTGAGCCCTTCGGACAGTCAGCGGTTCAGCAACGACTGTCTCCAGGTCCAGCTGCTGGACAACTGTCGCCAGCGCGACGTCTACATCGTGCAGCCGCTCGTGGCGCCGACGCAGGACCACCTGATGGAGCTGCTGCTGATGGTCGACGCGGCGCGCGGCGCGTCCGCGGCGTCGGTCACCGCCGTGATCCCGCACTACGCGTACGCGCGATCGGACAAGAAGGACGCCTCGCGCATCTCGATCGGCGGCAAGCTCGTCGCCGACATGCTCGCCACGGCGGGCGTCAACCGCGTGGTCACCATGACCCTGCACGCGCCGCAGGTGCACGGGTTCTTCTCGATGCCCGTCGACCACCTGACCGCGCTGGGCGAGCTCGCCGAGCACT
This genomic interval from Aeromicrobium choanae contains the following:
- a CDS encoding PLP-dependent cysteine synthase family protein, giving the protein MRYDSLIDSVGHTPLVGLPHLSPSDDVRLWAKLEDRNPTGSIKDRAALSMILAAEADGSLTPGCTILEPTSGNTGISLAMVARQRGYQLICVMPENTSVERRQLLAMFGAEIISSPAAGGSNEAVRVAKGLAAEHTDWVMLYQYGNPANADAHYNGTAPELLEDLPTITHFVGGLGTTGTLMGVGRFFRDHKPDVRIVAAEPRYGELVYGLRNLDEGFVPELYDASLIDGRFSVGPRDAVRRVRQLIDEEGIFAGISSGAILHAALAQAAKAVKAGERADIAFVIADAGWKYLSTGAYEGTIDEAEDRLEGQLWA
- a CDS encoding MoaD family protein yields the protein MAVEVRIPTILRPYTGGERAVDAEGATLSALIDDLEANHEGIKERLLDGADLRRFVNVYVNDEDVRFTGGLQTELSDGDTVVILPAVAGGAA
- a CDS encoding Mov34/MPN/PAD-1 family protein — protein: MLTILRDHVEAIVAHARRDHPDEACGVIAGPIGSDRPERLIPMLNAAMSPTFYEFDSGDLLRLYREMDDNDEEPVVIYHSHTATEAYPSRTDVNLAGEPGAHYVLVSTRDGAHEAGPVDFRSYRIADGEITEEEVRVVDRYTEDSTTATEAAPRTEGDN